From the Desulfohalovibrio reitneri genome, one window contains:
- the glpA gene encoding anaerobic glycerol-3-phosphate dehydrogenase subunit GlpA translates to MQTRVLIFGGGATGTGLLRDLALRGVDCCLVESRDLNAGTSGANHGLLHSGARYVSNDPESARECRQEAALLKQLAPDIIEDTGGLFVAVKGDDESYIADFPGHCEASGVPCREISPDEAREREPHLSTETIAAYEVEDASIDPFRLALENVSHAREHGAKFLRRTKVVAFTRDSGRIRSATLEDTRTGKRFEAEAEIFVNATGAWAGQVAGLAGLDVPLLYSKGTLVVSHNRVSHRVINRLRPPSDSDILVPGGTVSILGTTSIRLDSPDNILPTVREVDDIIEQESRMVPKLERTRYIRAYAGVRPLVQPRGKDGGDREVSRGFSLMDHAEDGLDNFLTITGGKLTTFRLMAEKTADSVCAKLGVNAPCRTREEPYPCCETWRWTEPGGLALEEITSVDPKDVVLCECEMIPKKAVDAILDDMAEDPRVGLKAISRRSRLGKGSCQGSFCALRTTAHLYDRGVLRERQGVENIRDFLAERWRGQRPILWDMPLVQNELQEALYCGLLNLDLED, encoded by the coding sequence ATGCAAACACGCGTTCTGATCTTCGGCGGGGGGGCCACTGGAACCGGCCTACTCCGGGACCTCGCCCTTCGCGGCGTGGATTGCTGCCTGGTGGAAAGCCGCGACCTCAACGCCGGAACCTCCGGGGCCAACCACGGCCTGCTCCATTCCGGGGCCCGATACGTCTCCAACGATCCCGAATCAGCCCGCGAATGCCGCCAGGAAGCGGCCCTTCTCAAACAGCTTGCCCCGGACATCATCGAGGACACGGGCGGACTGTTCGTGGCCGTCAAGGGCGACGACGAATCCTACATCGCCGATTTTCCCGGCCACTGCGAAGCCAGCGGCGTTCCCTGCCGCGAGATTTCCCCTGATGAAGCCAGGGAGAGGGAGCCCCATCTCTCCACCGAAACCATCGCCGCCTACGAGGTGGAGGACGCCTCCATCGACCCCTTCCGCCTGGCTTTGGAAAACGTCTCCCACGCCAGGGAGCACGGGGCGAAATTTCTTCGGCGCACCAAGGTGGTGGCCTTCACCCGCGACAGCGGCCGCATCCGCTCCGCCACCCTGGAGGACACCCGCACCGGGAAACGCTTCGAGGCCGAGGCGGAAATCTTCGTCAACGCCACCGGGGCCTGGGCCGGACAAGTGGCCGGGCTGGCCGGTCTGGACGTGCCCTTGCTTTATTCCAAAGGCACCCTGGTGGTCAGCCACAACCGCGTCTCCCACCGGGTCATCAACCGCCTCCGGCCGCCAAGCGACTCCGACATCCTGGTGCCCGGCGGCACCGTCTCCATTCTCGGAACCACCTCCATCCGCCTGGATTCGCCCGACAACATCCTGCCCACCGTGCGGGAGGTGGACGACATCATCGAACAAGAATCGCGGATGGTCCCCAAACTGGAGCGGACCCGCTACATCCGCGCCTACGCCGGTGTTCGCCCGCTGGTGCAGCCCAGGGGCAAGGACGGCGGCGACCGGGAGGTGAGCCGGGGATTCTCCCTCATGGACCACGCCGAGGACGGCCTGGACAACTTCCTGACCATCACCGGCGGCAAGCTGACCACCTTCCGCCTCATGGCCGAAAAGACGGCCGACTCGGTCTGCGCCAAGCTGGGCGTGAACGCACCCTGCCGCACCCGCGAGGAGCCCTACCCCTGCTGCGAAACCTGGCGATGGACCGAACCGGGAGGCCTGGCCCTCGAGGAGATCACTTCGGTCGACCCCAAGGACGTGGTGCTGTGCGAGTGCGAGATGATCCCCAAGAAGGCGGTGGACGCCATACTGGACGACATGGCCGAAGATCCCCGCGTGGGACTGAAAGCCATCTCCCGCCGCAGCCGCCTGGGTAAGGGGTCCTGCCAGGGCAGTTTCTGCGCCCTGCGCACCACGGCTCACCTCTATGACCGGGGCGTTCTGCGAGAGAGGCAGGGCGTGGAAAACATCAGGGACTTCCTGGCCGAGCGATGGCGCGGGCAACGTCCCATCCTCTGGGACATGCCCCTGGTGCAGAACGAGTTGCAGGAAGCCCTGTACTGCGGCCTGCTGAACCTGGACCTGGAGGACTAG
- the glpB gene encoding glycerol-3-phosphate dehydrogenase subunit GlpB encodes MAERIHDLFVIGAGMAGAAGAAFASGRGLDTAMTGTSGAMAYSSGCLDFLSVHPVAESRAWDDPMQALKALSADLPGHPLTRAGAEAAGRSFEEFLNFSAESGLAYSGLHEANKSILSPLGTVKRTACVPATMRGNADALAAKAPCLIVGFKGLKGFSPRQIAEVQGEKWPGLRVEVIDFPGFEDSPDHYCEQLSQTLETPETRDRLVEALRPLVEHAEYVGLPAVLGLYRTREIHRRLEEGLGVRVFEIPTMPPGIPGLRMWERFSEELRGRGVRIHTDANVLAVRRNDSDFELDLGLYGRASETVRARNVLLAGGRCLGGGLRAKRDRLVEPLFGLPVRQPGGREKWHGQDFLDAGGHPVNRAGLDVDDDFRPLDESGRPTQGLYAAGAILAGQDWVREKCGSGLALATALRAVEALTRSG; translated from the coding sequence GTGGCCGAGCGGATTCACGACCTGTTCGTCATCGGCGCGGGCATGGCCGGAGCGGCCGGGGCCGCCTTCGCTTCCGGCCGGGGCCTGGACACGGCCATGACCGGCACCAGCGGAGCCATGGCCTACTCCTCCGGCTGCCTTGACTTTCTCTCCGTGCACCCCGTGGCCGAGAGCCGTGCCTGGGACGACCCGATGCAGGCGCTGAAGGCTCTTTCCGCCGACCTTCCCGGCCACCCCCTGACCCGGGCCGGTGCGGAAGCCGCCGGCCGCTCCTTCGAGGAGTTTTTGAATTTTTCCGCTGAATCGGGCCTGGCCTACTCCGGGCTGCATGAGGCCAACAAATCCATCCTCTCCCCCCTGGGCACAGTCAAGCGAACCGCATGCGTCCCCGCGACCATGCGCGGCAACGCCGACGCGCTGGCGGCCAAGGCTCCTTGCCTGATCGTGGGATTCAAGGGGCTGAAGGGGTTCAGCCCGCGCCAGATCGCCGAGGTCCAGGGCGAGAAGTGGCCCGGCCTGCGCGTGGAGGTCATCGACTTCCCCGGATTCGAGGATTCACCGGACCACTACTGCGAACAGCTTTCCCAGACCCTGGAGACGCCCGAGACCCGCGACCGGCTGGTGGAGGCGCTGCGCCCGCTCGTCGAACACGCCGAGTACGTGGGCCTGCCCGCAGTGCTCGGGCTCTACCGCACCAGGGAAATCCACCGCCGCCTGGAGGAGGGACTCGGCGTACGGGTATTCGAAATCCCCACCATGCCCCCCGGAATCCCCGGTTTGCGCATGTGGGAGCGCTTTTCCGAGGAACTGCGCGGGCGCGGCGTGCGCATCCACACCGATGCCAACGTCCTGGCCGTCCGGCGCAACGACAGCGACTTCGAGCTTGACCTGGGCCTGTATGGCCGGGCAAGCGAGACTGTACGGGCGCGCAACGTGCTGCTGGCCGGAGGCCGCTGCCTGGGCGGCGGACTGCGGGCGAAACGTGACAGGCTTGTGGAGCCGCTGTTCGGCCTGCCGGTGCGCCAGCCCGGGGGCCGCGAAAAATGGCACGGCCAAGACTTTCTCGATGCCGGGGGGCACCCGGTGAACCGGGCGGGGCTGGACGTGGACGACGATTTCCGGCCCCTGGACGAATCGGGACGGCCGACGCAAGGACTGTACGCCGCCGGGGCCATCCTGGCGGGACAGGACTGGGTGAGGGAAAAGTGCGGCAGCGGTTTGGCCCTGGCCACAGCGCTGCGCGCCGTGGAGGCTTTGACACGGTCGGGATGA
- a CDS encoding DeoR/GlpR family DNA-binding transcription regulator, translated as MTPRRRDILSAVHEHGYVSTESLAERFDVTAQTIRRDINLLCEKGLLVRYHGGAGINTSVANLTYSTRKDLHREEKRSIAAMVAARLPNHASLFLDIGTTSEEIARALQGHQGLRVITNNLNVAVILSENETFEVTVCGGRVRSRDNGLVGEGALEFLEQFKVDFCVLTLSGIDAEGQLLDYDYSEVKAMRVMMRNARSTYLAADHSKFTRTPLISIAHIGEVDIFFTDRRPSDSLCRILREKGVELVLPGEGKAEDDM; from the coding sequence CTGACTCCGCGGAGGCGGGACATTCTCTCCGCCGTGCACGAGCACGGCTATGTCTCCACGGAGAGCCTCGCCGAACGGTTCGACGTGACCGCCCAGACCATCCGCCGCGACATCAATCTGCTCTGCGAAAAGGGGCTGTTGGTGCGCTACCACGGCGGCGCCGGCATCAACACCAGCGTGGCCAACCTGACGTATTCCACCCGCAAGGACCTGCACCGGGAGGAAAAGCGGAGCATCGCGGCCATGGTCGCCGCCAGACTGCCCAACCACGCTTCGCTCTTCCTGGACATCGGCACCACCTCCGAGGAGATCGCCCGGGCTCTCCAGGGCCACCAGGGCCTGCGCGTCATAACTAACAATCTCAACGTGGCCGTCATCCTCTCGGAGAACGAGACGTTCGAGGTCACGGTCTGCGGCGGCCGGGTGCGTTCACGCGACAACGGTCTGGTGGGCGAGGGCGCGCTGGAGTTTCTGGAGCAGTTCAAGGTCGACTTCTGCGTCCTCACCCTCTCCGGCATCGACGCCGAGGGGCAGCTGCTCGACTACGACTACTCCGAGGTCAAGGCCATGCGCGTCATGATGCGCAACGCGCGGTCAACATACTTGGCGGCGGATCATAGCAAATTTACCCGCACCCCCCTCATCAGCATCGCCCACATCGGCGAGGTGGACATCTTTTTTACTGACCGCCGGCCTTCCGATTCCCTGTGCCGCATTTTGCGGGAGAAGGGGGTGGAGCTGGTGCTGCCGGGTGAGGGGAAGGCCGAAGATGACATGTGA
- a CDS encoding (Fe-S)-binding protein, protein MSEKCRLPREAREVSFMHIVEEILPEGGHLDMCLTCGLCTAGCPATGLEGMDPRKFLRMAALGMDKEVTSTPWIWMCTLCRRCSHVCPMSIDIPQLVFHAREAWPREERPSGIVNSCDVALRTPTASAMGISEEDFEFVVGDVLEEIRETQECCREIVAPVNKQGATFYLNQNSREPVTEPDEMVPLWKILNYVGADWTYGTAGWAAENYCMFAADTGAWKKIVETKVKAVEGLRADVWLNTEUGHEFYAVRAGLRKFGIKPSFSLESIIPWYARWIREGKLPVNPDWNKDLGVKFTVQDPCQLVRKSLGDPVAEDLRFITKAVVGEENFVEMYPNKSNNYCCGGGGGALQAGFHNHRRAYGKLKFDQIQATGADYVITPCHNCHSQIHDLAGYHGAGYHTVHLWTLICLSLGILGENERAYLGPDLAEVGL, encoded by the coding sequence ATGAGTGAAAAGTGCCGACTTCCGCGCGAGGCCAGGGAAGTGTCCTTCATGCACATCGTGGAGGAAATCCTTCCCGAGGGGGGGCATCTGGACATGTGCCTGACCTGCGGTCTCTGCACCGCGGGCTGCCCGGCCACGGGCCTGGAGGGCATGGATCCCCGCAAGTTCCTGCGCATGGCCGCGCTGGGCATGGACAAGGAGGTCACCTCCACGCCGTGGATCTGGATGTGCACCCTGTGCCGCCGCTGCTCCCACGTCTGCCCCATGTCCATCGACATTCCCCAACTGGTCTTCCACGCCCGCGAGGCCTGGCCGCGCGAAGAGCGCCCGTCCGGCATCGTCAATTCCTGCGACGTGGCCCTGCGCACGCCCACGGCCAGCGCCATGGGAATCTCCGAGGAGGATTTCGAGTTCGTCGTGGGCGACGTGCTGGAGGAAATCCGCGAGACCCAGGAGTGCTGCCGCGAGATCGTTGCGCCGGTGAACAAGCAGGGGGCCACCTTCTATCTCAACCAGAACTCGCGCGAGCCGGTTACCGAACCGGACGAGATGGTGCCCCTGTGGAAGATCCTCAACTACGTGGGCGCGGACTGGACCTATGGCACGGCCGGGTGGGCCGCGGAGAACTACTGCATGTTCGCCGCGGACACGGGTGCCTGGAAGAAGATCGTGGAGACCAAGGTCAAGGCGGTGGAGGGCCTGCGAGCCGACGTCTGGCTCAACACCGAGTGAGGGCACGAATTCTACGCGGTCCGGGCCGGGCTGCGAAAATTCGGCATCAAGCCCAGCTTTTCCCTGGAGAGCATCATTCCCTGGTACGCCCGCTGGATTCGGGAGGGCAAGCTGCCGGTCAATCCCGACTGGAACAAGGATCTGGGCGTGAAGTTCACCGTCCAGGATCCCTGTCAGCTTGTGCGCAAGTCCCTGGGCGACCCCGTGGCCGAGGACCTGCGCTTCATCACCAAGGCGGTGGTGGGCGAGGAGAACTTCGTGGAAATGTATCCCAACAAGTCCAACAACTACTGCTGCGGCGGTGGCGGCGGGGCGTTGCAGGCGGGGTTCCACAACCACCGCCGGGCCTACGGCAAGCTCAAGTTCGACCAGATTCAGGCCACCGGGGCGGATTACGTCATCACCCCGTGCCACAACTGCCACTCCCAGATTCACGACTTGGCCGGGTACCACGGCGCGGGCTACCACACGGTCCACCTCTGGACCCTCATCTGCCTGTCGCTGGGGATTCTGGGCGAGAACGAGCGGGCCTACCTGGGTCCCGATCTGGCGGAAGTGGGGCTGTAG